Proteins found in one Corynebacterium zhongnanshanii genomic segment:
- a CDS encoding crotonase/enoyl-CoA hydratase family protein — protein MTADSPKTGAPGASTSSSASAGASGAASIGASGAAPSATILSSETTDNITLRISDEGIAYVLLDRPEKLNALTIPMLKRMIQVSRQIQKDKSIRAVILTGANGNFSSGLDFGAAFKSPREIAANFASRPWRGTNTFQEGPWCWRRLDVPVIAAVPGYCFGGGLQIALASDYRFTSADAAWSVLEAKWGLVPDMSGVQALKQVVGADVAKRLSMGAEIITGAQAVKYGLASEVAEDPLAAAEELARVFIDRSPDAVAQSKKLIDETWTAGPRKTFFLERLRQAPLLFGQNAKVAKARAAAAKVGKKLPGYKPRRSRHVF, from the coding sequence ATGACTGCTGATTCCCCTAAGACTGGCGCCCCGGGCGCGAGCACCTCGAGCTCTGCGTCCGCGGGCGCTTCTGGCGCTGCGTCCATCGGTGCTTCTGGCGCTGCGCCCAGCGCCACCATCCTCAGCTCCGAGACCACAGACAACATCACCCTCCGCATCTCTGACGAGGGCATTGCCTACGTCCTGCTGGACCGCCCCGAGAAACTGAACGCCCTGACCATCCCGATGCTGAAGCGCATGATCCAGGTGTCCCGGCAGATCCAGAAGGATAAGTCCATCCGCGCGGTGATCCTCACCGGCGCGAATGGCAACTTCAGCTCCGGCCTGGACTTCGGGGCCGCGTTCAAGAGCCCGCGGGAGATTGCCGCGAACTTCGCCAGCCGTCCATGGCGCGGCACCAATACCTTCCAGGAGGGGCCGTGGTGTTGGCGCCGGCTCGACGTGCCGGTCATCGCGGCGGTCCCGGGTTATTGTTTTGGGGGCGGTCTGCAGATCGCGCTGGCGTCGGATTATCGATTCACGTCGGCGGATGCGGCATGGTCGGTCCTGGAGGCGAAGTGGGGGCTGGTGCCGGACATGTCCGGCGTGCAGGCGCTGAAGCAGGTGGTCGGCGCGGATGTGGCGAAGCGGCTGTCCATGGGCGCGGAGATCATCACGGGCGCTCAGGCCGTGAAGTATGGCCTGGCTAGCGAGGTGGCTGAGGATCCGTTGGCCGCCGCGGAGGAGCTGGCTCGGGTGTTCATCGATCGTTCCCCCGACGCCGTAGCGCAGTCCAAGAAACTTATCGACGAAACCTGGACGGCGGGGCCTCGGAAGACTTTCTTCTTGGAGCGTCTGCGTCAGGCGCCGTTGCTGTTTGGGCAGAATGCGAAGGTGGCGAAGGCGCGCGCGGCTGCCGCGAAGGTGGGGAAGAAGTTGCCGGGCTATAAGCCGCGTCGCTCGCGGCACGTGTTCTGA
- a CDS encoding glutamate--tRNA ligase family protein, whose amino-acid sequence MSTSTPPAGRYAPSPSGDLHIGNLRTAVIAWLRAAGRLALRIDDIDAQRTSPHFTSRQRADLEELGLRFVGPAARQQETYEHYESALQDLQRRGLVYECFCSRRDIQDAVRAPHAIPGRYPGTCRDLSVEEAGRKREELAAGGSRGGRVPALRLRAGVSSWEVTELFAAEADPLTRVYAGDVDDMVLRRGGNILPRCAPGEPGDDGAGGHARDYAYNLAVVVDDALAHVREVVRGDDLLSSAPRQAYLAHLLDLPEVQYVHVPLVVGPEGRRLAKRDGAVTLAQLRAVDPGASARVLEWILGSLGGAAAASSSAAGGAAAEAVASAESLADRNHRVLLEALESFDLGKLPRDPVSFDPDHFISP is encoded by the coding sequence GTGAGCACCAGCACCCCACCCGCCGGCCGATACGCGCCCAGCCCCTCCGGCGACCTGCACATCGGCAACCTCCGCACCGCCGTGATCGCGTGGTTGCGCGCTGCGGGCAGGCTGGCGTTGCGCATTGATGATATCGACGCCCAGCGCACCTCCCCACACTTCACCTCCCGCCAACGGGCCGACTTGGAGGAGCTGGGGCTGCGCTTCGTGGGGCCGGCGGCGCGCCAACAGGAGACGTATGAGCATTACGAGTCCGCGCTGCAGGACTTGCAGCGGCGCGGGCTGGTGTACGAGTGCTTCTGTTCGCGCCGGGACATTCAGGACGCAGTGCGGGCACCCCATGCCATCCCGGGGCGCTATCCGGGGACATGCAGGGACCTGTCTGTGGAGGAGGCCGGGCGGAAGAGGGAAGAGCTGGCCGCCGGGGGTTCCCGGGGTGGGCGAGTGCCGGCTTTGCGGCTGCGCGCCGGGGTGTCCTCGTGGGAGGTGACGGAGCTTTTCGCGGCGGAGGCGGACCCGCTGACGCGGGTGTACGCCGGGGACGTGGACGACATGGTTCTACGGCGGGGAGGGAACATCCTTCCGCGGTGCGCGCCGGGCGAGCCGGGGGACGACGGCGCCGGTGGGCATGCGAGGGATTACGCCTACAATCTGGCCGTTGTTGTGGACGACGCCCTGGCGCACGTCCGCGAGGTTGTCCGCGGTGACGACCTGTTGAGCTCGGCGCCGCGCCAGGCGTACCTGGCGCACCTGCTGGATCTGCCGGAGGTGCAGTATGTGCACGTGCCGTTGGTGGTGGGGCCGGAGGGCAGGCGTTTGGCGAAGCGTGATGGGGCGGTGACGCTGGCGCAGTTGCGGGCGGTGGATCCGGGGGCGTCGGCGCGGGTGTTGGAGTGGATTCTGGGCTCGCTGGGCGGCGCGGCTGCCGCGAGCTCTAGCGCCGCCGGGGGCGCAGCTGCCGAGGCTGTTGCTAGCGCCGAGAGCCTCGCGGACCGGAACCACCGCGTGCTCCTCGAGGCTCTAGAGTCCTTTGATCTGGGCAAACTCCCGCGGGACCCGGTCTCCTTTGACCCCGACCACTTCATCTCCCCATAA
- the tgt gene encoding tRNA guanosine(34) transglycosylase Tgt, translating into MTAEQRHTDTTFSLGTRLEEDTRLPDSAPRQTASAIDAAGNPVTSVNTENQGHGRTGVIHTPHGDIHTPAFIPVGTKATVKTLTPQQVRSAGAQAVLSNAYHLYLQPGPEIVDQAGGVAAFENWHGPTYTDSGGFQVMSLGVGFKKVLAMDTKGLDKKDIVAQQSKRMAVVDEDGVDFRSVIDGSKHRFTPEVSMQIQHQLGADIIFAFDELTTLVNTRHYQERSVERTHRWAQRCLEEHYRQTVLREDKPLQSLWGVVQGAQYEDLRKQAARGLVELSDAAIADGRRGFGGYGIGGALEKENLGTIVNWVCEELPENMPRHLLGISEPDDLFTGVAAGADTFDCVAPTRLARRGGVYTLDGRMNLTNARFKNDFSPIDAEVGGEVSENYSRAYIHHLLKAKEFLAGTLCTMHNLHFMITLVDNIRRSIEEGRFVEYRAEFMSRYYGEGWEARLG; encoded by the coding sequence ATGACCGCCGAACAGCGCCACACAGACACAACCTTCAGCTTAGGCACCCGCCTGGAGGAGGACACGCGCCTTCCTGACTCCGCCCCGCGGCAGACCGCCTCCGCCATCGACGCCGCCGGTAACCCCGTGACCAGCGTGAACACCGAAAACCAGGGGCATGGGCGCACCGGGGTGATTCACACGCCGCACGGCGACATCCACACGCCCGCGTTCATTCCCGTGGGCACGAAGGCGACCGTGAAGACCCTCACGCCACAGCAGGTGCGCAGCGCCGGGGCGCAGGCGGTGCTGTCCAACGCGTACCACCTGTATTTGCAGCCAGGCCCAGAGATCGTGGACCAGGCCGGTGGCGTGGCCGCCTTTGAGAATTGGCACGGACCTACCTACACGGACTCCGGCGGGTTCCAGGTGATGAGCCTGGGCGTGGGGTTCAAGAAGGTCCTGGCGATGGACACGAAGGGGCTGGATAAGAAGGACATTGTGGCGCAACAGTCCAAGCGCATGGCCGTGGTGGACGAGGATGGTGTGGATTTCCGCAGTGTGATTGATGGGTCGAAGCACCGGTTCACCCCGGAGGTGTCCATGCAGATCCAGCACCAGTTGGGCGCGGACATTATCTTCGCGTTCGATGAGCTAACCACGCTGGTGAATACGCGCCACTACCAGGAGCGGTCTGTGGAGCGGACGCATCGGTGGGCACAGCGCTGCCTGGAGGAGCACTACCGGCAGACTGTGCTGCGCGAGGATAAGCCGCTGCAGTCTCTGTGGGGCGTGGTGCAGGGCGCGCAGTACGAAGACCTGCGGAAACAGGCCGCGCGCGGCCTGGTGGAACTGTCCGACGCCGCAATTGCAGACGGGCGGCGCGGCTTCGGCGGCTACGGCATCGGCGGGGCGTTGGAGAAGGAGAACCTGGGGACGATCGTCAACTGGGTGTGTGAGGAGCTGCCGGAAAACATGCCGCGCCACCTGCTGGGGATCTCCGAGCCGGACGACCTGTTCACGGGCGTGGCCGCGGGGGCGGACACGTTCGATTGTGTGGCGCCGACGCGCCTGGCCAGACGTGGCGGGGTGTACACGTTGGATGGTCGGATGAACTTGACCAATGCGCGTTTCAAGAATGATTTTTCTCCCATCGACGCCGAAGTGGGCGGCGAAGTCTCCGAGAACTATTCGCGCGCGTATATCCACCATCTGTTGAAGGCAAAGGAGTTTTTGGCGGGGACGTTGTGCACGATGCACAACCTGCATTTCATGATCACGCTGGTGGATAACATCAGGCGGTCCATCGAGGAGGGGCGTTTTGTGGAGTATCGCGCGGAGTTTATGAGCCGGTATTACGGCGAGGGCTGGGAGGCGCGGCTGGGCTAG
- a CDS encoding MMPL family transporter has translation MAQFLFHVGRWSYLHKWVVIIVWLLALLGVAGSALSFQKGFNDIFAINNVPSTQATEILMDKFPGTDNPAASADVNMVWQAPEGHRLDEPAYMEAMDRTTQAIKDTVPQLGSTLRWGNPVTVNHAQTDAIVDQLTNQGLPKATATKDAYTQRVLSDDATIGTSTFSFDVALPAEVTDADRDAVEAAAQISRDAGLRVEIGGPGFGDPIEIEPISEIVGVVVALIILAITFMSLLAAGLPLISALVGVGIGAFLTVGATAFVPLNSMTPTLGLMIGLAVGIDYALFIMARYRDELALGRSRPDAIGLACGTAGSAVVFAGVTVIVALAGLRLVNIPFLSAMGYFAAAFVLVAVLLSLTFLPALLGLLGRWVFKSEASRTPRESLREDGRTTGPQVHGTKENLGTRWVKLVHRFPGVALAVVMAVLALLTLPALNLQLSLPNDTTSSVTSTQRQAADLLAEGFGEGRNAPMLVLVDAEHARADATVLAPYTGGAGERSEEQTPASPQQAAFIYAMDQLQNNPEVEHAQLVGQSEDGTTAQLVVTPVHGPREESTVQLIHALREQQADIERETGVTMGITGLIPIQQDVTDTLKKAMPIYLALVVGLALVLLMMVFRSLLVPLMAAGGFLLSVGAAFGVTVLVWQEGLWGLWDSPGPLISFMPIFLIGVTFGLAMDYQVFIVSRMRERYIQESQRLAQGPDYTYSATEDSVIHGFGLGARVVTVAALIMIAVFVSFIFQPLPFIQIFGFALGAGVLFDAFLIRMTAIPALMLLAGRATWYMPKWLDKVLPTLDVEGSSLEKAFSSGKITRYEGAARD, from the coding sequence GTGGCACAATTCCTCTTTCACGTTGGTCGATGGTCCTACCTGCACAAATGGGTGGTCATCATAGTCTGGCTGCTCGCGCTTCTCGGCGTGGCAGGCAGTGCACTGAGCTTCCAAAAAGGCTTCAACGACATCTTCGCCATCAACAACGTGCCCTCCACCCAGGCCACCGAGATCCTGATGGACAAGTTCCCCGGCACGGACAACCCGGCGGCGTCCGCGGACGTGAACATGGTGTGGCAAGCCCCCGAAGGCCACCGCCTGGACGAACCCGCCTACATGGAGGCGATGGACCGCACCACCCAGGCGATCAAGGACACCGTGCCGCAACTAGGCAGCACCCTGCGCTGGGGCAACCCCGTCACTGTGAACCACGCGCAAACGGACGCGATCGTGGACCAACTCACCAACCAGGGCCTGCCGAAAGCCACCGCCACCAAGGACGCCTACACGCAACGTGTCCTATCCGACGACGCCACCATCGGCACCTCCACCTTCTCCTTCGACGTCGCCCTCCCCGCCGAAGTGACCGACGCCGACCGCGATGCCGTGGAAGCCGCCGCCCAAATCTCCCGGGATGCTGGGCTACGCGTGGAGATCGGCGGGCCTGGATTTGGAGACCCGATTGAGATCGAACCCATCTCAGAGATCGTGGGCGTGGTGGTGGCCCTGATTATCCTGGCGATTACGTTCATGTCCCTGCTGGCGGCGGGGCTGCCGCTGATCAGCGCGCTGGTGGGCGTGGGTATTGGTGCGTTCCTGACCGTGGGCGCCACCGCCTTCGTGCCGTTGAACTCCATGACGCCCACCCTGGGGCTCATGATCGGCCTGGCCGTGGGAATTGACTATGCCTTGTTTATTATGGCGCGCTACCGGGACGAGCTGGCGCTCGGCCGGTCCAGGCCGGACGCGATCGGGCTGGCCTGCGGCACGGCAGGCAGCGCGGTGGTGTTCGCCGGAGTGACCGTGATCGTGGCCCTGGCGGGCCTGCGGCTGGTGAACATCCCGTTCCTGTCTGCGATGGGTTACTTCGCGGCGGCCTTCGTGCTGGTGGCAGTGCTACTGTCCCTGACGTTCCTGCCCGCGTTGCTGGGGCTGCTGGGCCGGTGGGTGTTCAAGAGCGAGGCGAGCCGTACGCCGCGGGAAAGCCTGCGGGAGGATGGCCGCACGACCGGGCCGCAGGTGCACGGCACGAAGGAAAACCTGGGCACGCGGTGGGTGAAGCTGGTGCACCGGTTCCCCGGTGTGGCGTTGGCTGTGGTGATGGCGGTGTTGGCGCTGCTCACGCTGCCGGCGTTGAACCTACAGCTGTCTCTGCCGAATGACACCACCAGTAGTGTCACATCCACGCAGCGGCAAGCCGCGGACCTGCTCGCGGAAGGATTCGGCGAGGGCCGGAATGCTCCGATGCTGGTGCTGGTGGATGCTGAGCACGCGCGGGCGGACGCTACCGTGTTGGCGCCGTACACCGGCGGGGCGGGGGAGCGCAGCGAAGAGCAGACTCCCGCCTCGCCACAACAGGCCGCGTTCATCTATGCGATGGACCAGCTGCAGAACAACCCGGAAGTGGAACACGCGCAGCTGGTCGGACAGTCCGAGGACGGCACCACCGCACAGCTCGTGGTCACCCCTGTGCACGGGCCACGGGAGGAATCCACCGTGCAGTTGATCCACGCCCTGCGGGAGCAGCAGGCGGACATCGAACGCGAAACGGGCGTGACCATGGGAATCACAGGCTTGATCCCTATCCAACAAGACGTCACGGACACGTTGAAGAAGGCCATGCCCATCTACCTGGCGCTGGTGGTGGGGCTGGCCCTGGTGCTGCTCATGATGGTGTTCCGCTCTTTGCTGGTCCCACTCATGGCCGCCGGCGGTTTCCTGCTGTCCGTGGGTGCGGCCTTCGGTGTGACCGTGCTGGTGTGGCAGGAAGGCCTGTGGGGCCTGTGGGATTCCCCCGGCCCACTCATCAGCTTCATGCCGATCTTCCTGATCGGCGTGACCTTCGGGCTGGCCATGGACTACCAAGTGTTCATCGTCAGCCGCATGAGAGAACGCTACATCCAGGAATCCCAACGCCTCGCGCAGGGCCCGGACTACACCTACAGCGCCACCGAGGACTCCGTAATCCACGGCTTCGGCCTCGGCGCACGCGTGGTGACCGTGGCCGCGCTCATCATGATCGCGGTGTTTGTGTCCTTCATCTTCCAGCCCCTGCCGTTCATCCAGATCTTTGGCTTCGCGCTCGGCGCCGGCGTGCTCTTCGACGCCTTCCTGATCCGCATGACCGCCATCCCCGCGCTCATGCTCCTGGCCGGACGCGCCACCTGGTACATGCCGAAGTGGCTGGACAAGGTGCTTCCCACGCTGGACGTGGAGGGATCCTCCCTGGAGAAGGCGTTTAGCTCCGGGAAGATCACGCGCTACGAGGGCGCCGCGCGCGACTAG
- a CDS encoding Rib/alpha-like domain-containing protein, whose protein sequence is MKPVDPTDEKQDTGIVITNKDDDTKISAKDEDGKTVPVEVGEDGKVHVTPGTDVDGPIVVTIEDPELPGGKVEVKVPVSGHEEGRDDNGSDRTDADKYDPQGKEQTVKVGDTPDPKKNIENIDDLPEGTQVEYKETPDTSTPGEKNVTVVVTYPDKSQDVVEAKLKVEEKPAGTNPDTSGSWTKLEHCFDVKAMNVTNPFLWLVPLGLLSFIKIPPQIQQQIDSISANFNSTITRELQKFGISLPHFEVPAALNINTYLTVEQQRQLLGGAIIAAGLAVTSAYVALGCDWGANPVKPGKDNEGSSIGSFGNLAKNTAKDNGSATGSGEALKKLAEDPKNNIGSGNKKANQSTSAPTETETPDASAPAETSEEPAADADSAAGDSNN, encoded by the coding sequence GTGAAGCCTGTTGATCCGACCGACGAGAAGCAGGACACCGGTATCGTTATCACGAACAAGGATGATGACACCAAGATCTCTGCTAAGGACGAGGACGGCAAGACTGTTCCTGTTGAGGTTGGTGAGGACGGTAAGGTTCACGTCACGCCTGGTACTGATGTTGATGGTCCGATTGTTGTGACCATCGAGGATCCGGAACTGCCTGGCGGCAAGGTTGAGGTTAAGGTTCCTGTCTCCGGCCACGAAGAGGGTCGCGATGACAACGGTTCCGACCGGACCGACGCTGACAAGTACGATCCACAGGGCAAGGAGCAGACCGTTAAGGTCGGCGACACCCCAGATCCGAAGAAGAACATCGAGAACATCGATGATCTGCCTGAGGGTACGCAGGTTGAGTACAAGGAGACTCCGGATACCTCCACGCCTGGTGAGAAGAACGTCACCGTTGTGGTGACCTACCCTGATAAGTCTCAGGATGTGGTCGAGGCGAAGCTGAAGGTTGAGGAGAAGCCAGCTGGCACGAACCCAGATACTTCCGGATCTTGGACGAAGCTGGAGCACTGCTTCGACGTTAAGGCGATGAATGTCACGAACCCATTCCTGTGGCTGGTGCCACTGGGACTGCTGTCCTTCATCAAGATCCCACCACAGATCCAGCAGCAGATTGACTCCATCTCTGCTAACTTCAACTCCACGATCACTCGGGAGCTGCAGAAGTTCGGTATCAGCCTGCCTCACTTCGAGGTCCCAGCTGCACTGAACATCAACACCTACCTGACCGTGGAACAGCAGCGTCAGCTGCTGGGAGGTGCAATCATCGCAGCCGGCCTGGCAGTAACCAGCGCCTACGTTGCACTGGGATGTGACTGGGGTGCAAACCCAGTCAAGCCTGGTAAGGACAATGAAGGCTCTTCCATCGGCTCCTTCGGAAACCTCGCGAAGAACACCGCGAAGGACAACGGTTCCGCAACCGGTTCCGGAGAAGCACTGAAGAAGCTGGCTGAGGATCCGAAGAACAACATCGGCTCCGGCAACAAGAAGGCCAACCAGTCGACCTCCGCTCCAACCGAGACTGAGACCCCTGACGCCTCTGCACCCGCAGAGACCTCAGAGGAGCCAGCTGCAGACGCAGACAGCGCAGCAGGTGACAGCAACAACTAA